In Lewinellaceae bacterium, a single window of DNA contains:
- a CDS encoding S26 family signal peptidase, with translation MWFLILLIVSYLLLSVSLYFLFPKAGEEGWKGLVPGLNFVVWCRLIGRKGWHAAWLLFPLVNIFIYAGLAIDMVRSFRKYDFWHSVVAVLFAPFFFFYLAFSKDEQYDGPTLEKEQEYKAQVAEAAAAANQSRKLQKLQANNPYRKSATREWAEAIIFAVFAAAFIRMFLIEAYVIPTPSMEGSLLVGDFLFVSKAHYGIRTPETVLMVPLLHNRIPILNTESYLKEPSLPYYRLPALESIDRNDPVVFNFPEGDSVYVFPDRTWSIYDYRRGAVPPEEARQIKAGTKKLITRPMDKKDHYIKRCVGISGDSLQVIDRQVYINGQPAKNPKYLQFMYIVTFPAGAINTSKFSEWGISKGDIIAQQGNLSYVIILSDEQKAKVESLDPNIEVTPVDMRQLDGNSGKFFPHDTEHFPGWTADNYGPVYIPKKGATVKISPENLALYRRVIEVYEGNQVAVRDGKIFINGQETDAYTFRMNYYWMMGDNRHNSEDSRVWGFVPEDHVVGKPVIIWFSTSKEGNNIFSRINFKRIFKPVGNLE, from the coding sequence TGGTGCCGGGGCTGAACTTCGTGGTATGGTGCCGGCTCATCGGCCGAAAAGGATGGCATGCGGCCTGGCTGCTGTTCCCTTTGGTGAACATCTTCATCTACGCCGGCCTGGCCATCGACATGGTGCGTTCCTTTCGGAAATACGACTTTTGGCACAGTGTAGTGGCGGTGCTTTTCGCTCCTTTTTTCTTTTTCTATCTGGCCTTCAGCAAAGACGAGCAGTACGACGGCCCCACGTTGGAAAAAGAACAGGAATACAAGGCTCAGGTCGCCGAAGCCGCCGCCGCCGCCAACCAATCCCGGAAGCTGCAGAAACTGCAGGCCAACAACCCCTACCGGAAATCGGCCACCCGGGAATGGGCCGAGGCCATCATTTTTGCCGTTTTTGCCGCCGCTTTTATCCGGATGTTCCTCATCGAAGCTTATGTGATCCCCACTCCTTCCATGGAAGGCTCGCTGCTGGTCGGTGACTTCCTGTTTGTCAGCAAGGCCCATTATGGCATACGCACGCCTGAAACGGTGCTTATGGTGCCGCTGCTGCACAACCGCATTCCCATCCTGAATACCGAATCCTACCTGAAAGAGCCCAGCCTGCCGTATTACCGGTTGCCGGCTCTGGAGAGCATCGACCGCAATGACCCGGTGGTGTTCAATTTTCCGGAAGGAGACAGCGTCTACGTGTTTCCGGACCGCACCTGGAGCATCTACGATTACCGCCGGGGAGCGGTGCCGCCCGAAGAGGCCCGGCAGATCAAAGCGGGCACGAAAAAACTGATTACCCGGCCCATGGATAAAAAGGACCACTACATCAAGCGCTGCGTCGGCATTTCGGGGGACAGCCTGCAGGTCATCGACCGGCAGGTATACATCAACGGGCAGCCGGCGAAGAACCCCAAGTACCTGCAGTTTATGTACATCGTCACTTTCCCGGCCGGCGCGATCAATACCAGCAAATTTTCCGAATGGGGCATCTCCAAAGGCGATATCATCGCTCAGCAGGGCAATTTGTCGTATGTCATCATCCTGTCTGATGAGCAAAAAGCCAAGGTAGAATCCCTGGATCCCAATATTGAAGTAACTCCGGTGGACATGAGGCAGCTCGACGGCAACAGCGGGAAGTTCTTCCCCCACGATACGGAGCATTTTCCCGGCTGGACGGCCGATAACTACGGCCCGGTCTACATTCCAAAAAAGGGCGCGACGGTTAAGATCAGCCCCGAAAACCTGGCGCTTTACCGCCGCGTCATCGAAGTGTATGAAGGCAACCAGGTGGCGGTGCGCGACGGCAAGATATTCATCAACGGCCAGGAAACCGATGCGTACACTTTCCGGATGAACTACTACTGGATGATGGGAGACAACCGCCACAATTCCGAAGATTCCCGGGTCTGGGGGTTCGTTCCGGAAGACCACGTCGTGGGCAAACCCGTGATCATCTGGTTTTCTACCAGCAAAGAAGGCAATAATATCTTCAGCCGCATCAATTTCAAGCGCATCTTTAAGCCCGTGGGCAACCTGGAGTAG